GCAGCTGGTGATGGTGACTTCTACGCATCCCTCTACGCAATCAAGGCACTCAGGGAAGAATTCCCTGGTATCTACATTGAAGCCGGTATGGCTGGTGAATGTACCCTTGGTATGCACGGAGAACTCGAATACGAAGGAAAGATCCTTGCAGGTCTCTGGCCACATGAGCAGGTCCCACTCGCAGAAGAAGCTGGTGCAAACGTGTTCGGTCCAGTATGTAACACCAACACAAGCAAATCCGCTGCCTGGAACCTTGCACGTGCGGTAACTTTCACCAAAGCCTGTGTTGAGACAGCCAACATTCCATGTCATGTTGACATGGGTATGGGTGTCGGTGGTATCCCAATGTTTGAGACTCCACCAATCGATGCAGTAACCCGTGCAAGCAAGGCAATGGTCGAGATTGCCGGCGTTGACGGTATATAGATCGGAGTCGGCGACCCTGTAGGTATGCCGATTGCACACATCATGGCATCCGGTCTTACCGGTATGCGCGCAGCTGGTGACCTTGTTGCCAGGATGCAGTTCGACAGCAGCATGGAACTTGCCGATGCAAAAGACTATGTTGCCAAGAAGATCGGTGTTGACAAAGCAGACCTTGCCAACGAGCACGTCATGAGGGAAGTTCGTGAAGAACTCGACATTGGTATTATTACCTCTGTCCCAGGCTGTGCAAAGGGTATCGCTGCCAAGATGAACATCGAGAAAGTTCTTGACATCGAAATCAACAGCTGCCAGAAATTCAGGGAAACTACTGAATAATGTCTCTGATGGAGTGATCAGGGTCTATGGGTCCTGATTTACTTCATTTTATATTTATTATATCTATAAAATATGGAGCGTGGTGTTAATTATGAGCGATGAGAAACCAGAAGGTATAGACTGGCATCATGCAGAGCAGTGTGCCAAAGTGGTTTGTGAAACCGGTGAAGGCAGTGGTCTTGAACGTACCATTGACTGGAAACAAGGTCTTGCAATCGCTGTTGGTGTACCTCTGTTGATTATGCCATCAATTGGATATTTTGCAAGCTGGTTGTGGTCAGCTGCAATTATTGTATGGGGTCTTTCCGTATTCCAGGGATTCATGCAGAACCTGGCTTATGGTGAGCTCGCAACAACTTTCCCGAATGCATCAGGTCTTCCGGGATTTGCACAAAACGTTTTCAAAACGCGTGATCATGTAGGAAAATATGATAAAGGTAAACTAATCGGTGGATTTAGCGCATGGAGCTACTGGTTCGCATGGAACCCTGTCCTTGCTATCTTCGCAATCCTTGTAGGTTTCTACCTGCACAGCCTGTTCCCGTCAGTTGCTGCCAGTTTCACTGAATACCAGCTATCACTTATAGCAGGTGTCGTGATTTTCGGCGGTATGATTCTTGTCAACTACCGTGGTCTTTCAAGTGGTGCAACAGTTGGTTACATTCTTGCAGCCTTCTCACTATTGCCTTTGATAATAATTACTCTTGCACCATATGCAACAGGTGACTTCGTAGCTGCTAACATTACAAACAACTGGTTGCCAGACACCTGGGTATGGAATACACATCATATTCTGATATTGCTCGGTATCTTCGCAATGGCACAATGGAGCGCATGCGCATGGGAAACTG
This genomic stretch from Methanohalophilus levihalophilus harbors:
- a CDS encoding APC family permease, which produces MSDEKPEGIDWHHAEQCAKVVCETGEGSGLERTIDWKQGLAIAVGVPLLIMPSIGYFASWLWSAAIIVWGLSVFQGFMQNLAYGELATTFPNASGLPGFAQNVFKTRDHVGKYDKGKLIGGFSAWSYWFAWNPVLAIFAILVGFYLHSLFPSVAASFTEYQLSLIAGVVIFGGMILVNYRGLSSGATVGYILAAFSLLPLIIITLAPYATGDFVAANITNNWLPDTWVWNTHHILILLGIFAMAQWSACAWETAAIYGPEYKNPGSDVPKALFSCGAICLFAYVIVQTTVTGVLGIDGIAAAPIDPMLPVAQAALGDIGSTIAVVMLIAAMTLIIQTAYLGSARAMHSMATEGNLPKIFANVNAHGTPVLAMVFIGLFNLGLIAMGGAPAAILAASAIGYVCANGISLFAYVKAKMNPHLAGLDRPFKAPGGWKNVALLFGLFNIPFCLIGVMYLNIVEGSFMTTAVGVVVLALYIPLWFYSQHESYDAEAAASAQ